The following are encoded in a window of Aromatoleum petrolei genomic DNA:
- a CDS encoding TerC family protein, with the protein METVGTWWMWAGFFGIVLAMLAVDLFVVGGGRQHRVSFREAASWSGVWVAVSLVFAAGLWGYLDGSLGREVANQKTLEFLTGYLIEKSLAVDNVFVWLMLFGFFAVPLELQKRVLAYGVIGAIVLRTVMIFAGVWLIAKFHWILYVFGAFLLFTGVKMWWFAEAQPDLANNPLIRWLRGHMRITDHLEGERFFVMRSEGGRLVRYVTPLFLALVLVEISDVIFAVDSIPAIFAITTDPFIVLTSNVFAILGLRAMYFLLAGMADRFSLLKYGLALVLVFIGTKMLLIDVIKIPAAVSLGVVAAIIGGAIVLSLRRSRNADENAREAVSEGRGA; encoded by the coding sequence ATGGAAACAGTCGGTACATGGTGGATGTGGGCAGGCTTCTTCGGCATCGTCCTGGCGATGCTCGCGGTGGACCTGTTCGTGGTTGGCGGGGGACGCCAGCATCGCGTGAGCTTTCGCGAGGCGGCGAGCTGGTCTGGCGTATGGGTGGCGGTGTCGCTGGTCTTTGCGGCGGGTTTGTGGGGTTACCTCGACGGTTCGCTCGGACGCGAGGTCGCTAATCAGAAGACGCTGGAATTCCTGACCGGCTACCTGATCGAGAAGTCGCTCGCGGTCGACAACGTGTTCGTGTGGCTGATGCTGTTCGGCTTCTTCGCAGTACCACTCGAACTGCAGAAGCGTGTGCTGGCTTACGGCGTGATCGGCGCGATCGTGTTGCGCACGGTGATGATCTTTGCCGGCGTGTGGCTCATCGCGAAGTTCCACTGGATCCTGTACGTGTTCGGGGCGTTCCTGCTCTTCACCGGGGTGAAGATGTGGTGGTTCGCCGAGGCGCAGCCCGATCTCGCGAACAATCCGTTGATCCGCTGGCTGCGCGGGCACATGCGCATCACCGACCACCTCGAAGGCGAGCGTTTCTTCGTGATGCGCAGCGAGGGCGGACGTCTGGTGCGTTACGTGACCCCGCTGTTCCTCGCCCTGGTGCTGGTGGAGATCTCGGACGTGATCTTCGCGGTGGACTCGATCCCGGCGATCTTCGCGATCACGACCGACCCCTTCATCGTGCTGACCTCCAACGTGTTTGCGATCCTGGGCCTGCGCGCGATGTACTTCTTGCTGGCGGGCATGGCGGACCGCTTCTCGCTGCTGAAGTACGGCCTGGCGCTGGTGCTGGTGTTCATCGGCACGAAGATGTTGCTGATCGACGTGATCAAGATCCCTGCGGCCGTGTCGCTTGGGGTGGTGGCGGCGATCATCGGCGGCGCGATCGTGCTGTCGCTACG
- a CDS encoding HAMP domain-containing sensor histidine kinase: protein MSREGGAGRLRAWFGSPFHRFAIALPAAIALIVALLFYPLFREAEGHIRNEVRAAITLEINGLDEHFHERGLAGLRDALQRRVDAAADRDAVYLLTDRDGRVVVGNLAAWPDGVPAADEAWFHVGEPDGSTLEGQVFVLFGGDRLLVGRHSPLESYQQHMTTRLWGSAALIIVVAAAIGGFFMQHLHRRLETLAREAARIQEGHLAQRLSLSTRHDELDALARRFNRAFDEIERLVDASRHVSSAIAHDMRRPLIALRRAIDEAREAAARDRILLERLEGLGAQTDALLRTFAALLSLARIEAGALGPKWQAVDLAALAADAIELYEPLAAAEGRTLVGTLAPTSVRGDPDLLFQVLQNLIENALKHGAGTIALDLATGGEGVVLCVRDHGSGVPETALPRLFERFFRIDESRSAADGAGVGLALVRGIVEAHGGWVSARNACPGLAVEVTLPVGGLEPGHLD, encoded by the coding sequence ATGTCGCGTGAGGGCGGTGCGGGCCGGCTGCGTGCCTGGTTCGGCAGCCCGTTCCACCGTTTCGCCATCGCCCTGCCGGCCGCGATCGCCCTGATCGTCGCGCTGCTGTTCTATCCGTTGTTCCGTGAGGCGGAGGGGCATATCCGTAACGAGGTGCGTGCCGCGATCACGCTCGAGATCAACGGTTTGGACGAGCACTTTCACGAGCGCGGACTCGCCGGCCTGCGCGACGCCCTGCAGCGCCGCGTGGACGCCGCTGCGGATCGCGATGCCGTGTACCTGCTGACCGACCGTGACGGGCGCGTCGTGGTCGGAAATCTTGCCGCCTGGCCCGACGGCGTGCCGGCGGCCGACGAAGCGTGGTTCCACGTCGGCGAGCCCGACGGGAGCACGCTGGAAGGGCAGGTGTTCGTGCTGTTCGGCGGCGACCGCCTGCTCGTGGGGCGCCATTCGCCGCTGGAGTCCTACCAACAGCACATGACCACCCGGCTGTGGGGTTCCGCGGCGCTGATCATCGTCGTTGCGGCTGCGATCGGCGGGTTCTTCATGCAGCATCTCCATCGTCGGCTCGAGACGCTGGCGCGCGAGGCGGCCCGCATCCAGGAAGGCCACCTCGCGCAGCGCCTGAGCCTCAGCACGCGCCATGACGAACTGGATGCGTTGGCGCGACGCTTCAACCGCGCCTTTGACGAAATCGAGAGGCTCGTGGACGCGTCGCGCCACGTTTCCAGCGCGATCGCGCACGACATGCGTCGGCCGCTGATCGCCTTGCGGCGTGCGATCGACGAGGCGCGCGAGGCCGCGGCACGGGATCGGATCCTGCTCGAACGGCTCGAGGGGCTGGGGGCGCAGACGGACGCGCTGCTGCGTACCTTTGCGGCGCTCCTCAGCCTGGCGCGCATCGAGGCCGGTGCACTCGGGCCGAAATGGCAGGCGGTCGATCTCGCCGCGCTCGCCGCCGATGCCATCGAACTCTACGAGCCGCTTGCCGCGGCCGAGGGCAGGACGCTTGTCGGCACGCTCGCGCCGACAAGCGTGCGTGGCGACCCCGATCTGCTGTTCCAGGTGCTGCAGAACCTGATCGAAAATGCCCTCAAGCACGGCGCGGGAACGATCGCGCTGGATCTTGCGACGGGCGGGGAGGGGGTGGTGCTGTGCGTGCGTGACCACGGTTCGGGGGTTCCCGAAACTGCATTGCCCAGGTTGTTCGAGCGATTCTTCCGTATCGACGAGAGTCGCAGTGCCGCGGACGGGGCCGGCGTCGGCCTGGCGCTGGTGCGGGGCATCGTCGAAGCCCACGGCGGATGGGTTTCTGCGCGCAATGCCTGTCCGGGACTCGCCGTCGAGGTCACACTGCCCGTCGGAGGGCTCGAGCCGGGCCACCTTGACTAA
- a CDS encoding response regulator transcription factor encodes MKILLVEDDPQQAAYIRKGLQEAGHVVDVAADGRDGLFLATTESYDALVLDRMLPRVDGLTVLRTLRASNVVTPVVVLSALGEVDDRVAGLRAGGDDYLVKPFSLIELVARLEALARRGGAATDGTARTRLAVADLEMDLLRRSVTRGGRKIELKPKEFQLLEFLLRHSDQVVTRAMLLEAVWNYHFDPQTNVIDVHISNLRAKIDLADLPPLIHTVRGAGYRLSADVA; translated from the coding sequence ATGAAGATACTCCTCGTCGAAGACGATCCGCAGCAGGCCGCCTATATCCGCAAGGGCTTGCAGGAAGCTGGGCACGTCGTGGACGTCGCTGCCGACGGCCGCGACGGCCTGTTCCTCGCGACCACCGAAAGCTACGATGCGCTCGTGCTCGACCGCATGCTGCCGCGCGTCGACGGCCTGACGGTGCTGCGCACCTTGCGCGCGTCGAACGTCGTGACCCCGGTCGTGGTGCTCAGCGCCCTGGGCGAAGTGGATGACCGCGTCGCCGGATTGCGCGCGGGCGGAGACGACTACCTCGTCAAGCCCTTCTCGCTGATCGAGCTCGTCGCGCGCCTCGAGGCTCTCGCGCGGCGCGGCGGCGCGGCGACGGACGGTACGGCGCGCACGCGGCTCGCCGTCGCTGATCTGGAGATGGATCTGCTGCGTCGCAGCGTCACGCGCGGCGGACGAAAGATCGAGCTCAAGCCGAAGGAATTCCAGTTGCTCGAGTTCCTGCTGCGCCATTCGGATCAGGTCGTCACGCGCGCGATGCTGCTTGAGGCCGTGTGGAACTACCATTTTGATCCCCAGACCAACGTCATCGACGTGCATATCTCCAACCTGCGCGCGAAGATCGACCTGGCGGACCTGCCGCCGCTGATCCACACGGTGCGCGGCGCCGGCTACCGCCTTAGCGCCGATGTCGCGTGA
- a CDS encoding DUF6491 family protein has protein sequence MARSFLATRPWRLAATWSRLALLGAFALHANAPAAGWESAAGEPAANSSQLVAGGAGPQRAVRVFRVYGWHALEPHAAIIWLGVDEPYVIRLAGQCSVAADEVPSVLVLRDNHLVPGRDRLVLPAGECTIDSLLRADRNKLRASAITPDGGVVVRLIHDAGPRRRK, from the coding sequence TTCCTCGCGACGCGACCGTGGCGTCTCGCGGCCACCTGGTCGAGGCTTGCCCTGCTGGGGGCGTTCGCACTTCACGCGAATGCCCCCGCGGCCGGATGGGAGTCGGCCGCGGGCGAGCCCGCCGCCAATTCATCGCAATTGGTGGCAGGCGGTGCAGGCCCGCAGCGCGCGGTGCGTGTGTTCCGCGTGTATGGCTGGCACGCGCTCGAGCCGCATGCTGCAATCATCTGGCTGGGGGTCGACGAACCCTATGTGATCCGCCTGGCGGGCCAATGCAGCGTCGCCGCCGACGAGGTCCCGTCGGTGCTTGTGTTGCGCGACAATCATCTCGTGCCCGGTCGCGACCGGCTCGTCTTGCCCGCGGGCGAATGCACGATCGATAGCCTGTTGCGCGCCGACCGGAATAAACTGCGCGCGAGTGCGATCACCCCGGACGGTGGCGTGGTCGTCCGCCTGATTCACGACGCCGGACCGCGCAGAAGAAAATGA